The genomic region CAAAAGCTTCTGGCAAAATATCGTTTAGAGTTCTACCACGCTCTATTTGTTCTTTAAACTCGTTGGTTTTAAAAGCAAGCTGCTCGTCTGAGAGAATTTGTATACGAGCTTCAAGTGAATTAATTTTATCAACAAGCGGCTGCAAGCGTTTAAGCTGCCGCGAATTGTTAGTTCCAAATACTTTTGCTAACAGGGCTGAAATCATTTTTTATCCTTTAGATCGGGTCTTTTTTAAGTTTAGATCAGAGCTACTCACCAAATAAGTGTGATTATAGCATAAAAACAACAGATCGTCATTAGCAAGGTTAGAGAGTATCAATTTGCTGATTTTTAAGAGCCACTAGAGTCACGTTGCGAGCAGTATTTTTATTATCTCTTCTATATGAACAAAAAGATGCGTTGTGTATTGTACACTGAGTGTAGCTTTGATTAAAAGCTTCTAAGCTAACGCCATACTTAACCAGCTGAAGCTTATTAAACAATAGTAGATCAAAATAAAGCTGGTTATCATGTTTTATAATAACTTGGTCCGCAAAACTAAATTTAGTTAGATTTTCTCTAAAGTCAGGCTGCACGATATAACAGCAGACACCTGCTGCTGGACCAAAATACACGTGTACTTTATTTTTTTGGCTACCATGCGTTTTTTCAAGAGCTTGCATTGCTTTAACCGCTATTTCTTGCACAGAGCCCATCCAACCTGCATGAGCAAGAGCTACTGCATGATGCTCAGGATCATAGATAACAATAGGCAAACAATCAGCTGTATAGATACCAAGACCCACATGAGTTTTATTAGTTATTAAAAAGTCTCCTTCAGGCTGCATAGTTAAAAAACTAGTGTAATTTTCTTGAGAAATTATAATGCCTTGAGCACTATGTATTTGTTTAGTAAAAAATAAACTTTCAATATTTAATGCTTGCTTACTATAGTGTAAAGAACTCTCTTGCTCAAGTTCTGCTTGAGTTTTAGCTTGATTAAAAAATTCCCTATCGATAGGATGCTGAGCATCACCAAAAAAAATAGTTATGTTATTTTTGTGTATCTTCATGCGCTTTAGTATATAGCAGGATTTCTGAGCTTACAATGTTTTTATTTGCACATTTACACATTTGTGGTACTATGGAAATAGTAATCATACTAGGAGATTTACTTATGAATAATAAAAATGGACTTTCTCGTATATCAATTGATATACCTAAGATTCAGCATAAAAAGCTTAAAAGGCTTGCTGCTGAGTTGGGCGTATCTATGCGCCAAATAGTACTAGAAGCATTAGAACTCGTAGAAGAATGCAAGTACGGTAACCATGAGCCAAACGAAGAAACTATTAAAGCAATAGAAGAAGTTAAAGCTAGAAAAAAACTTATTAAAGCAGAAAATGCTGAAGATCTTTTTGAAAAACTCGGTATTTAAGTGCTAACGCCTATTTACCACTAAGTACCATAAAACGAGTAAGAAGACGCCGGTGTCTTCTTACTCGTAAAAAATTTAAGACATCTGTTTTTCTTGTGCCAAGCGGCGCATGATTGCAGGAATATCTAAATTATTAAGATCTAATGACGGTTTTTCTTGTATTGGAGTAGCAGCAGGCATAATCGATTCAGATCTTGCTTCTGTTCTTTGCTCTACGACTTGCTCAAATCTCGGCTCAGGGCGTTGCTCATAACGAGTTTCAACACGAGGCTCTGGTTTAGGTTCAGCACGTACTTCTGGTTGTGCGTAACGACTAGGCTCAGAAAAGCGTGATCTCATTTCGCGCATATCAAGCGTTACATCAGCGCCTGGTTGCGAAAACCCTGTAGCAATAACTGTTACCGTTATTTCGTCACCCAGAGACTCATCAATTACGGAACCCAAAATAATACTTGCATCTTCATGAGCTTGCTCATACACAATAGAAGCAGCGGCACCCAGCTCATGAAGACCGAGATCTTTATTACCAGTGATATTTAAAAGTACACCACGTGCTCCCGCAATTTGCATACTATCAAGAAGCGGAGAAGAAATAGCTTGCAGAGCAGCTTCACGTGCCCTATCTTCGCCACTTGCTCTACCACTGCCAATTATTGCAAATCCTTTTTGCTTCATAATAGCTCTAATATCAGCAAAATCTACGTTTATGTGGCCAGGCTTTGAAATAATATCGGCAATAGAACGGACAAATTGGTTAAGTATGGTATTGATCATTGAAAAAGCATTCATAAGAGATACTTTTTGATCAACAACATCTATAAGCTTTTGGTTTGGTATAACAATAAGCGTATCGATATCACGTTTAAGCAGATCAAGAGCCTCTTGAGCTACTTTCATACGCCGTTTTCCTTCAAACACAAAAGGCTTGGTAACCACAGCAATAGTAAGAATATCTTTTTCTTTAAGCGCACGAGCAATAACTGGCAGAGCACCTGATCCGGTACCGCCACCCATGCCACCGGTTAAAAACACTACGTCAGCATCATCTAAACAATCGAGTATTTTATCGATATCTTCTTCAGCTGCACGACGGCCTACTTCAGGATTAGCTCCTGCTCCTAAGCCTTTAGTTGATTTTACGCCAAGCTGTATCTTATGCGGTGCTTTAGATATTTTAAGTGCTTGAGCATCAGTATTGGTAACGATAAAATCAACACTTGAGTAACCAGCATCAATCATGCTGTTAACCATGTTGCTTCCGCCACCACCTACACCAAGAACTTTTATGCGCGCAATCGGCATATGCTGACTGACACTTTCAGATTCAAAATCTATCATAGCCTATCTCCTTTTTTAGAAAAAATCTGAAACCCATGACTTCATACGCCACAAGATACGGCTCATTAACGGTCCGGCCAGATGATCTAGAGGAACCGACTTTTGTTTATGGAGCATGTATACCAATAAACCATACCCTGTAGCATATAAGGGACTATCTAATGACTCTTTACATAGAGCTGGTACATGTGGGTTTCCAATCCGTACCGGCATATGCATTAACGACTGAGCAGTATACTCTATACCACGCAGTAAGGAGCCTCCTCCAGTTAATACAATACCAGCAGGGATTAAATGTGCAAGATTATTCTTAGAGATTTCTTGATTTACCATATACATAAGTTCAACTGCGCGCGACTCAATGATAGCAACCAGCTCATTAACACTTACTATTTTACGTAATTGCCCATGCACCATCTCAACTTCAAAGCGTTCTTGATTTGTTGAAAGAAAATCTATCGTGCTGCCAAATTCATGCTTAACTCTTTCAGCATCTTTTATAGTAGTCCGTAAACAAAGAGCTATATCATGAGTAAAATGATTACCAGCAATACCAAATACTTTAGTGTGCCTAATACTGCCATTTTGATAAGCAGCAAAATCAGAAGTGCCACCACCAATATCTAAAATTCCTACACCAAGCTCTTTCTCATCAGCACTTAACACTGCGTCCGCTGATGCCAGTGGCTCTAAAATAATATCTGCTACTTTAACGCCCGCCATTTCACAGCACCGCACCAAATTTTGCACTGACGCAATAGAGCCAGTTATAATATGGACATTAGCCTCAAGACGAACACCAAACATACCCAACGGATCAGTTACTTTTTGTTGCCCATCAATGGTATAGTATTGAGGCAGTATATGCACAATTTGCTGTCCTTCAGGAATAACTACTGCACGTGCTGCTGCTAAAACTGCTGCAATATCATGCGTTTTAACACAGCCTTGCTTTATAGGTACCATGCCTTGGGAATTAAGAGAATGTATATGTGCACCGGAAATACCAACATACACAGATTCTATCGTACACCCTGCCATAAGCTCAGCTTCTTTAAGCGCTTGTTTTATAGCATGTACTGTTTGAGCAATATCAGTTACTACGCCACGTGATACACCATGCGATGGTGCTTTTCCAATACCAACTATGTGCAAGCTATTAGCTGCAAGTCTTTGAGCCACTAAAACACAAATTTTGGTCGTTCCTACATCCAGAGCAACCAACAAATTTTCTGTATTGTGCGATTTCATATTCCACCCCCCTTTAGGTGTGCACAAACTATAAAGTCCCCTAAACGAATATCTACTGTTATTGCACCTTCTTTCTGCATACTTTTATAAATACGCTCGGCATACCCTAATTTTTTTGTTTTAAGCGCACTACAATCAGCAATGATCGTTACTTTTGGATGTGTATAACTTACCAGCGTGAGCTTGTTTTTTGAATGCCAAGTAACTGTATAATTATTAAATAGAGAGGCCACTATGCTTGTACTCAAAAGTGGTAATAACTCTTTTTCTATAGAGCCGATACAAGCATCAAGCACACCATAAGACACAACGTAAAGAGCAGGAAGTCCTGCAAGCGCCTCAGGCTTAAATAGAACACTAGGTACAAGTTTTCCATTACTAGCAATACAGTAG from Candidatus Dependentiae bacterium harbors:
- the ftsA gene encoding cell division protein FtsA — its product is MKSHNTENLLVALDVGTTKICVLVAQRLAANSLHIVGIGKAPSHGVSRGVVTDIAQTVHAIKQALKEAELMAGCTIESVYVGISGAHIHSLNSQGMVPIKQGCVKTHDIAAVLAAARAVVIPEGQQIVHILPQYYTIDGQQKVTDPLGMFGVRLEANVHIITGSIASVQNLVRCCEMAGVKVADIILEPLASADAVLSADEKELGVGILDIGGGTSDFAAYQNGSIRHTKVFGIAGNHFTHDIALCLRTTIKDAERVKHEFGSTIDFLSTNQERFEVEMVHGQLRKIVSVNELVAIIESRAVELMYMVNQEISKNNLAHLIPAGIVLTGGGSLLRGIEYTAQSLMHMPVRIGNPHVPALCKESLDSPLYATGYGLLVYMLHKQKSVPLDHLAGPLMSRILWRMKSWVSDFF
- the pgeF gene encoding peptidoglycan editing factor PgeF; translation: MKIHKNNITIFFGDAQHPIDREFFNQAKTQAELEQESSLHYSKQALNIESLFFTKQIHSAQGIIISQENYTSFLTMQPEGDFLITNKTHVGLGIYTADCLPIVIYDPEHHAVALAHAGWMGSVQEIAVKAMQALEKTHGSQKNKVHVYFGPAAGVCCYIVQPDFRENLTKFSFADQVIIKHDNQLYFDLLLFNKLQLVKYGVSLEAFNQSYTQCTIHNASFCSYRRDNKNTARNVTLVALKNQQIDTL
- the ftsZ gene encoding cell division protein FtsZ, whose protein sequence is MIDFESESVSQHMPIARIKVLGVGGGGSNMVNSMIDAGYSSVDFIVTNTDAQALKISKAPHKIQLGVKSTKGLGAGANPEVGRRAAEEDIDKILDCLDDADVVFLTGGMGGGTGSGALPVIARALKEKDILTIAVVTKPFVFEGKRRMKVAQEALDLLKRDIDTLIVIPNQKLIDVVDQKVSLMNAFSMINTILNQFVRSIADIISKPGHINVDFADIRAIMKQKGFAIIGSGRASGEDRAREAALQAISSPLLDSMQIAGARGVLLNITGNKDLGLHELGAAASIVYEQAHEDASIILGSVIDESLGDEITVTVIATGFSQPGADVTLDMREMRSRFSEPSRYAQPEVRAEPKPEPRVETRYEQRPEPRFEQVVEQRTEARSESIMPAATPIQEKPSLDLNNLDIPAIMRRLAQEKQMS